The Cervus elaphus chromosome 20, mCerEla1.1, whole genome shotgun sequence genomic interval atcaaaggagggaaaacaaataaaaacaatgataataaacCAAACTCCTACTTCCAATGCTCTCTACTGTTCAAATGCCTTTCCCTTAGTTTCCATCAGTACCTGGGAGGGAAGAATGGGCGTTTTGGTGCAAAGAACGGAGGGCCCCTAGCGAAAGGTGGCCTGGGCCTCTTTAAACTGTGGAAAGGGTCTCTGCTGAGAAAAGGCTCCCTAGGCCGGAAGTCTGGCCGGGGACTCCGCAAGATCATACCACTCCGGTTGATGGCGTCTCTGTGTGAGGGACCCAAGGGGGGGccactgctgctgttgctgcctcccccacctcctcctccatgggCTGGGCCCAAGTGCTCCAAAGAATGGGAAGGCAGGCTCAGGCTCTCGCGCACACGGCTAAGGCCGGGGCCGTTGAGGTCCCGCTGGGTAGGGCCCCCatggtccctgggtcctgggagCACACCGAAATGATCAGCCagggtcccctgaaggagggaactATGGTCCTTGGGAAATACTGCCACGGCCCCCGCCACTCCGTGCTCTGCCAGTGGTGGGGCTGGGAAGGGTACAACCCCAGAGTGGTCaccaggaggtggaggaggaggaggagcagaaaaAGGGACGCCACTCCCGCCACTGCTGCTATGTTCCCCGgggggcggaggagggggtggggtggggaaaggaaCTCCGCCGTGCTCCCCAGGAGGTGGGGCAGCGTGGGCCAGGGCTGCCTCCTTCGCGAAGGGGTTCGAAAGATCCACAGAGGGTAGATGAGTAGGTGCATCTCGAGAGAAGATACCACCATGATCCTTGGGAGGGGCAGGCGGGGCAGATGATGGCCCCACTGGCTCTCTCTGGAAGGGTGTCCCATGATCCAAGGGGGATGGGGGGAGATGATGCTCAAATGTTGAGTTGAAACTGCTGGAACGGAAGCTGCCGACACTCTCCTGAAACTGGGGTGCTCGTTCTTTGTATGGTGCTGTTTTAAAGCCAGTGAGGCCtccgctgcccccacccccaagggaTGCCAGCTCAGAGGCACTTGAGGGGCCATTGTCAAAGGAGCCACCTGAGGTGCTCAGATCAAACCAACCCACCCTTGAGGCCTCACGCCCATGTCCTCTATTTCCCTTCCCAGGGACTCGGATGGACTCTACAGTCTGTATGGGCTCCCCTGACATCCTCCTATTGGATGCATTATGATAACCCAAGGTTTCTATAGGGGCCCCCTTCTCTTCGGTACTATCAGGCAAGTctaagcaggaggaggagactcGAGTCTCTATGCGATAGTGCTCTTCTTGTTGCTGCTGATCAGCGGCTGTCAAGCTGAGCTGGGCGAGGTTTGACAGGCTGACACCATCACTTGAAGTGCCCTTGTTGGGGGCCTGGCCAAAATGTTTATCATCTGAGGGCTTTCGTGAGGCATTCTTAAGCATATTCTTAAACTCAATCGTCGACGTGGTGGAAATGGTAGAGGCCAGGACTTTCTCCACGCCTGACGTGGGTGGGTGGCCCGTGGGAGCGGCAAGGGTATTCTGCGGAGAGAAAAGGGACCGATGTGGGACTGGGTGAGGAGAGTCTGGGTACTGCTTCTGCGGCAAAGTGAGATGCCCCGTGGTAGACTGAGACAAGCTATTGTGGTTGGAGTCAGGGGTGAAAAATGAATCATTCTTACTCGGTGATGGTGACCGGTCAGACCCCGCTTCATTCCCTCTGATGCCGAAGGCACTGAACAGCCCAGGGGAAGACGAAAGCCGGTCACAGTTCTCACTAGAGTCCAGGAGGGCCCTCACAGATGGAGGGAAGGCAGACTTTACCCCAAATTCTTGACCCCTGTGGCTATAACTGGACAGGATTGGCTGGTACTCAGTGGTATCAGAAAGCTTGCTTGATTTCAGGATAGACTTGGCTGGTTTCTTCTCTAGGTTcatcatggcagatggtggagGCCCTGAATACTCGAAATCTCGGTAATCTTCATCTTCCTGGAAAGAAGTATCTGGATAAAACTTCTCCTGTGAAGAGTCCATCAGAGAAGACGGTCTCTCCATTCCATCAGAAGGCTGCTTATAGGGGGAGTCACTGCCCAAGCCAAACGGCCGAAACGTAGACACAGAACTGGAGAGCTCTCGGGGGAAGCTTTCCTCTCTCCCAGGGGGTGGTGATCTTGTACTGCTGGGTGTTGAGGAACCAGGGCTAATGATCTTAGAAAGCAGGGACATGGTATCCACACTGCTGGATGTGGGCTTGTCCATCATCTCATCCTGAGTGGGCGTTCCACTCCGTTCATCCCGTACCGGGGTTCCATCAATGTTGTCGACTGACGTGCTAGTAGGGCCACGCTGGAAGTCTGATGGATGGCTTTCAGCTGGAGCAGTGGATCCCAAACTGCTCAGGATTGGGATGTTTAAGTTTAAGCCACTGAAACCAGGATTACCTTTTAAGAAGTTGTGGATCTTCATTTCCAGGCTTGGGGAGGTGGACTCTGACTCCAGCTTTGGCTTGGAGGCCTCTGAGGATTGGCACATGGCAACTTCAGTAGGCGGAGCAGCAGGGCTAGCATTGTGGTTACCTGTGAACCCCAGAGTGTTGGAGGGGAGCTTGAAAGTAGTGCTTGGGAGCCCTGGGCTTTGCCCAATTGAGGCCTTGCTGGCTGAAGTTGACGAGACTTCAGAAGTTGAGGAATTAGGAGAATAGTTGAAGCTTTTGGGAATAAAGGACTGGGTATTGGAGGGCAGGTTTCTTCCTTTTATGCTAGAGACTGTGGTGTTAGCAGGGGAAGCTGAAGTGCTCTGGGGTGCAGCTTCGCTGGATGGAACTGGGTTCCCAGTAACACTCTGAAGTAAAGATGACAGGCCTGTAGAAACAAAGATTAGAGAAGTTAAGAACAACAACTCCCTACTTTCCAATGTAAACAATGTAGGCTAATCAGATATTCTCATTCATTCCAGTGGGAACTAGACAGACATTAAAATATGAGATCAAAGGGAATTCAGAACGAACAAGTAATGGCTTATCAATGTAAGGAGAGCAAATTACTGAAACGTTTCTAGTAGTCACGAAACAAGGCCAACATGGCAAAAATAAAAGCCAACAGGAAGAGGGAGATTTTAGTGTCAGAATCACTCAGAGTTTAAACAAGacaaagcaggaaaagaaagggGGCATAATTATCTGTAAAATAACACTTTAAGCCAGTATTTCTTAATGTTTGGTCTGCAGAATTGTTTCTCTAAATGCAAATAGATATTCTGCCCTATCCTTCCTTTCCAACTTCTGCAACTGTCTCTAATAAGTTAAGGTACAATTATTCTTAGGACAGAGAGAACGACATCCAAATTGCAGGGACTTATGTGACCTGTGATGCTTTTTTAAAGAAGCATATCTTGCTGGATTGGTGTTATATTTGGGGAAACAAGGCTTTAGTTGTAAAATTTTTAGTTGTAAAATGTAGcaataataaatatacaaatatataccacAAAGCTTATAGAACTAGACCTTCGGGGACACTGATCCTTTGACAAGAAGACACACAATCCCCTTCTTATAGCTTGGAAAATTCAAGGATTATTGGTCTATACATGTTGACACTGATGAGATCCAACTCTACTCGATGACAGACAAAACATTCTCAGAGCACCAGGAAAGAATTCTTTGGGGGCAAAGGCAGGCTGAAGTCCACCAAAGCAAACTGCTCCTGTAGaaaatttcttgaaaaaatatttgataaagaaATAACAGAAGGTTCTTTATTTGAAATCCAATCACATTTTGGGAAATTTACTCAATTTCTGATCACAAACGAAAATTTTACATACATTTCACCTGAATCAATAGCTTTCAGTCATATACTAAAATGGTTCCTTCATAatgatatataaaagaaaatatttcatttgatatttcaattattgtttctttaaaatgtcaatttttatCCTTATTGCTAAGAGGTTTAAggtcttaaaaattttaagattgttCCATTCTTTGCAGCATTTTCAAATGTCACTGACTTTTAAACAATGATGCATGGCTTTTATTATTAtccaatatttgaaaatatccaAATAATTAAAACACTGTTTATTTCCATTGCTATCCTCCTGAAAAAATAtctgtgtttaattttcaaaaatctcCCTGGCTATACAATTTTCCTCTTCTTAATAGTTTGATTTAATTCCTAACAGCAACTGCTTTTACCAAAATCAGAAGTCTTGAAGCACTGGAGAGTGATAAATAATATCAtatgattttaagaaaatatttcagcATATCTTTCAGATGTTGTGAAATGAATTCTTCAAGAGATCATCTTCTTAACATAGATACTACTCAGATTTCTGGTAATAGGGGAAGTATTACTCTCTTACCACTAAGTATTACTTTACTTCAATCTTAAACCATACACTATGGTGTCTGCCCACTGAAGTCATTCTTTTGTGCTGAAAACATCACCAAGGGCTGTAGGTGAAACATTGTGAGCAAAGTTCTAAGAGATTTCCTTTATGGTTGTTGAAGAAAGGTATCTATTTAAGTTGTCAGACACAGTCCTTTTAAAAGGTAAGGAGAATTCCACTTTCCATGAGGAACTCAAAGGTGGTGAACTGCCCTGTTACTCCACAAAGTTTTTTTCTAAGAGTCCCACTTTTTATTCTGTCACAACACATCTAGTTCTGTTCAAATTTTGCCTGATTAGAAGGTCTACATGATATTGTTTTAACAATCTGCTCAAAGAAAAAGCTTCTTAAGATCTATGGATTATATCTATATAAGAAGTTAAAATACAAGTGAGTTCAAGGTTTTTACCTGTAACTACAGAATGATAATAGAAACTAGAAAGGAGAAATCATCAACCTGCCAATCTCTCAAACTACTTATACCTGAAATTAGTAGTGTGAGTTGCACTGTAGCATTATCATTAATTCTTTTGCTGGAGTCAATATGTAGAGGTGTGGCTTATTATTTAGTAGTATTTAGTCATGTGTAACAAAATTCTCTTATACTGGAAGACAAAGCTCACTATAATACAGTGCTTGGCGGATCCACTTATAGAAgtataggaaagaagaaaatgaatagatACCTGTACTGCTGCTCTCTATTCATAAAAAGCGGGATCTCAGCAACACTGACATTCTGGGTTGTATACTTTGTTGTTGGGGTTCTCCTATGCACTGTAGGATtaagcagcatccctggcttctaccCATCAAATGAAGTAGCTCCCCACCTCAACCCCAGCTGTGAcaaacaaaaatgtcttcagacacagccaaatatcccctggagacTTCTGGTTAAGAACTACTGATGCAGAGTAAATCACTATACTGAAACTGTAATTCACTGCATAATTATACTCAGGTTGGTATTTGAAGGATCTGAGAACAAAGAGCAAGGTAAGCTTTATGAAAAAATgttagaagcaaaaaaaaaaaaaagcagcagacagTTTTAGGCACAAAACATAATTAGCAAAGCTGAATAGAGAGATTCAAACAAGTCAAGAGATAATAggtaggtttccctggtgggaatctgcctgcaatgcaggagacctgagtttgatccctggtttgggaagatccccaggagaaaggcatgacaacccactccagtattcttgcctgggaaatcccatggaaggaggagcctagtgggctacagtccatggggttgcaaagagttggacgtgactgagcaactaacatcttCACTTTCAATAGGTagtcagaaaacagaaaaaggtaTGACATCTATAGAGGCCATTTGGACATAAAAAAGGAGATAATCATGTCTTTTAAGATTTCTGATAGTAGActgatcttttttattgtttttagttttattaacattaaaatatgtaaaattcaaCACACACTCACCTATACTAAGAGTATGGGATAAATAAGTGAAAGAATACTGGACTCCAGTTAAGAAATCTGGCTTTTAGTCTCAGCTCCTCTAAAAAGACTGATGTGTGATCTTAACCTGGTCACATCACCTcactgagcctcaatttcctcacccaAGGAGGGGATTAGACTAGAGCATATTTAAAGTCTTTAAGTATTCTTGACATTTCAGAATTCTATAAATGACAGGTCACATATGACAAAGAGAATCATGAATtaactgtattatatatttcatGGCTTTAGATTTCTCAGAAATGGTATCCAGGATTAAGCCAGAGACAGACATTCAGAGTTCAAATCCCTCTGGCACACGTCAGTTtaccttgcagtgcaggggctgACTGTGTCTGGGTTTTGGAAAGAGCAGACAAAATGCTCTCTGGGGTGATCTCCACCTTCGAGAGGATATTTGCCAGAGGGTTGTGAGATGTTGCTGTGGCGGGTGCAGGTGTTTTCAGGCCACTGGTGAGGTTGCTCGGGCTTGTAGGAGTTCCTGGAGAAGGTCTTGATGCAGGACTGACCCCTGGTGGCAGAAAGATCAACTCAAGAATATGCAATTCAAAATGACCTTTAAATGCACGACACTTTCCAGTCACTGAATTGAGTCTGATATGTCTCATAGGAATTCTTCTGTGCATGATCCACTAGTTGTCCATTgcatatacaaagaaaaaaatctgaaaattaagacTTGTTCCTGTCTACTTGGAACACCATTAAATTAGACAaatatcaagtttttttttcatatgtatttaCTAGCCGTCAGAGCCCCAGTAGAAAGAGATTGGAgaacctgtttcttttttctctacgaAACAAAACCTACACATCAGACTTctgtaagtgttcaataaatattgctgGTTAATTATGATCAGACTTGGTCACTGCATAATTCTATGAGATAAATAACTTATTTCCTTTCACATGGACTTTTCATACAAGCAATCTTTATATTTTAACATTGTGAAACACTGGGTTaatttttaacaggaaaaaaggTATATAAAGAGaaagtcagttttattttttaatataaacaggTATTTAATACAGAAAAAGTTACcgataaacaaatgaaagaaatttttacATCTTTAATGAAAGGAATGCAGATTCCAATAAACAATTTTTTCTAAGACTGAATTTGACAAagtataaaacaaaactaaattgtGTTGGAAAGATTGATAAACAATGGGAACTTTCATATAGCTGGTACACAAAATAGTAACATCTTTTGGAGATTGTTTTAgttataaaaaacttaaaaacctACATGCTGATTTTTTTGAGTCtttatcttttagaaataaatgtttaattatttatgaagaaatgaaataattgggcttttcttcaaaataatcagGACTGgagaagacacaggagaaacaAGATTGGCCATGTGTTTATACTGTTGAAGATGAGTGATGAACATATACAAGGGCTCTACTTTGTATATTTTCATTaagatttccattaaaaaaaaaagtcctatttaaaattccttttaagAAGGGTTGTGCATACATTTTTAGCATCAAGGTTGTTCATTAAGTATTCTTTACAACAGTGAAAAACTGCAAACACACTAGATGGTCTAATAATAAAGGCTTATATAAACTACTGAATGCTGTATAGCTATCAGATGATATAGATGAATATTTAATGACTTACAAAAATGCTCATGATATGGAGTTAAATTTTTAGTAGCTGATTTCAAAACAGTACAGTTGTCCCTCAGTATCAATGGGTGGCTGGTTTCAGGACCCTTGAATATACCAGaatctgtggatgctcaagtcccttgtaAAACGGCATGGTATTTGAATATAACCTATGCTCATCCTTTTATACAGtacctatgtgtgtatatatttatttaccatgccacatggcttgctggatcttagttccctgatcagggactgaatctgggccatgaaagtgaaagtgcctagtcctaagcactggactgccagagaactcCTCATTcttccatatactttaaatcatctctagatttaGTTACAATACACATtataatgtaaatgctatgtaagtaATTGCCAGGGCAGGGCAagttcatgttttgttttttgaaactttctgaaaaaaacttccccccaaatattttcaatccatggttggttgaatccatggatgtgggACCTGCAGCTGCAGAACTCATGAATATGGAGAACCAACTGTATATGCAATACACTTCAACTATTTCCCCTCCCAATGCTTCAATTACTGACagaaaaattaatgtaaatattttacttcccaaaacacacatatatatgcacacacacacatacttgaaAGGTTAATGAACAGAAATGAGTTCCTTTGGGGTGGCAGAACTatgaatatttattcttttaacttattttctaatttttctatagTGACCatgtattgtatttttaatttttaattaaaaaattacttttaattagaaaacaaaaacaaaactcagacTGATAGTTCAATTAGAAAGATAGAAATAAGCTTTTTATTATTACTAGGCCTACtcaccagtatttttttttttgcactgatttattttttttttcccatttatttttattagttggaggctaattactttacaatattgtagtggtttttgccatacattgacatgaatcagccatggatttacatgtgttccccatcctgaacccctctcccacgtccctccccatcccatccctcgggttgtcccagtgcaccagctcagagcacttgtctcatgcatccaacctggactggcgatctgtttcacttACCAGTATTTTTCATGACTGATGTCAGGCTGCTAAGGATGGAACTGATCTTTGCCAGATCCACATTAGCTAGGTTTGGCAAAGCCAATgctggagaaggggagagaagagaTGTATTCACAGGCTTTGGAACAGGTGGGGTTGCTGTCATGGTCACAGGTGCTGGAGTACACGAAGAGGCCTTTGAGATACTTTCTGTTGGCTTTGTAGGTACAGCAGTGGATACAGTTGACTTCTCCACAGGTTTTTCCTTCCTGTCctctactgtttaaaaaaaagaaaagagatgataTTGCATCCTATTGCTTTCcagactctgcttccaatgcagaatCACATGTCCTAATATTTCCTAAAATGTACTGTGATTTATTAGAGAAAAATCAttcattcatgatttaaaaaaaaaaaaaagtcatactcTAAATAATTCATGAACCTTCCCATCTTTAGTATCTGCTTAAACTGAATTTCCCAAatgcatctttttctttaaaatttatttatttggctgtgttgggtcttagttgtgacatgtgggcttATGTCCTAAGACacgtgggatcttacttccttgaccaggaatcgaacatgCATCCCCTGAATGGCAAGGCAAACTCttcactactggaccaccagggaaatccccctagagcatcttttattttactttttaatgatttcttcCATATTCTTAGTATCTGTGTACTGTATTTGTACATTTCTGGAAGCATGTTATTATTTGGTACCCATTTGTGTTTTTTCAGTAATGTTTTGTCATAAACTGTCCTGTCTTTTCTCTGCCGTTAACCTGACAGCTTCCTAAGAGACAGAAACTCTGTACATATGTTAGTGTACTTCCCTTTGGCTTCCCAAAATTGGTCTATTGCAGGTAAAATCAGACACTATTGCAATGTTATAACTCCTGCAGTAAGATTCTCTTAATAGTTTAAAAGCAACGTACTATATGGGTAGTACATCAAATTCAACCTAAGTCAAACtgcctaataaaaataattataaaagctGGGGATGCCAGAGAAACAATTCACCCATCCAGGTTAACTGTGTTAATTGTGAAAGTGTGGTTAATAAAATGAGGCTTCAGAATCTTGAAGGTCAAGAGTGACAGAGAATAAGGAATTTCAGCATAAGTGGCCCTCCCTCCAGAGCAGTGCTTGTTCAACAGAAATACAATTCAAgacatatatataag includes:
- the RPRD2 gene encoding regulation of nuclear pre-mRNA domain-containing protein 2 isoform X6, translated to MAAGGGGGGSKASSSSASSAGALESSLDRKFQSVTNTMESIQGLSSWCIENKKHHTTIVYHWMKWLRRSAYPHRLNLFYLANDVIQNCKRKNAIIFRESFADVLPEAAALVKDPSVSKSVERIFKIWEDRNVYPEEMIMALREALTSTNPKAALKSKIVAEFRSQALIEELLLYKRSEDQIELKEKQLSTMRVDVCSTETLKCLKDKTGGKKFSKEFEEASAKLEEFVNGLDKQVKNGPSLTEALENAGIFYEAQYKEVKVVANAYKTFANRVNNLKKKLDQLKSTLPDPEESPVPSPSVDAPSPTGSESPFQGMGGEESQSPNAESEKSATPEPATDNRDVEDMDLSDVEDDGSKIIVEDRKEKPVEKSTVSTAVPTKPTESISKASSCTPAPVTMTATPPVPKPVNTSLLSPSPALALPNLANVDLAKISSILSSLTSVMKNTGVSPASRPSPGTPTSPSNLTSGLKTPAPATATSHNPLANILSKVEITPESILSALSKTQTQSAPALQGLSSLLQSVTGNPVPSSEAAPQSTSASPANTTVSSIKGRNLPSNTQSFIPKSFNYSPNSSTSEVSSTSASKASIGQSPGLPSTTFKLPSNTLGFTGNHNASPAAPPTEVAMCQSSEASKPKLESESTSPSLEMKIHNFLKGNPGFSGLNLNIPILSSLGSTAPAESHPSDFQRGPTSTSVDNIDGTPVRDERSGTPTQDEMMDKPTSSSVDTMSLLSKIISPGSSTPSSTRSPPPGREESFPRELSSSVSTFRPFGLGSDSPYKQPSDGMERPSSLMDSSQEKFYPDTSFQEDEDYRDFEYSGPPPSAMMNLEKKPAKSILKSSKLSDTTEYQPILSSYSHRGQEFGVKSAFPPSVRALLDSSENCDRLSSSPGLFSAFGIRGNEAGSDRSPSPKYPCRSHGPPTHVRRGESPGLYHFHHVDD
- the RPRD2 gene encoding regulation of nuclear pre-mRNA domain-containing protein 2 isoform X1, with amino-acid sequence MAAGGGGGGSKASSSSASSAGALESSLDRKFQSVTNTMESIQGLSSWCIENKKHHTTIVYHWMKWLRRSAYPHRLNLFYLANDVIQNCKRKNAIIFRESFADVLPEAAALVKDPSVSKSVERIFKIWEDRNVYPEEMIMALREALSTTFKTQKQLKENLNKQPNKQWKKSQTSTNPKAALKSKIVAEFRSQALIEELLLYKRSEDQIELKEKQLSTMRVDVCSTETLKCLKDKTGGKKFSKEFEEASAKLEEFVNGLDKQVKNGPSLTEALENAGIFYEAQYKEVKVVANAYKTFANRVNNLKKKLDQLKSTLPDPEESPVPSPSVDAPSPTGSESPFQGMGGEESQSPNAESEKSATPEPATDNRDVEDMDLSDVEDDGSKIIVEDRKEKPVEKSTVSTAVPTKPTESISKASSCTPAPVTMTATPPVPKPVNTSLLSPSPALALPNLANVDLAKISSILSSLTSVMKNTGVSPASRPSPGTPTSPSNLTSGLKTPAPATATSHNPLANILSKVEITPESILSALSKTQTQSAPALQGLSSLLQSVTGNPVPSSEAAPQSTSASPANTTVSSIKGRNLPSNTQSFIPKSFNYSPNSSTSEVSSTSASKASIGQSPGLPSTTFKLPSNTLGFTGNHNASPAAPPTEVAMCQSSEASKPKLESESTSPSLEMKIHNFLKGNPGFSGLNLNIPILSSLGSTAPAESHPSDFQRGPTSTSVDNIDGTPVRDERSGTPTQDEMMDKPTSSSVDTMSLLSKIISPGSSTPSSTRSPPPGREESFPRELSSSVSTFRPFGLGSDSPYKQPSDGMERPSSLMDSSQEKFYPDTSFQEDEDYRDFEYSGPPPSAMMNLEKKPAKSILKSSKLSDTTEYQPILSSYSHRGQEFGVKSAFPPSVRALLDSSENCDRLSSSPGLFSAFGIRGNEAGSDRSPSPSKNDSFFTPDSNHNSLSQSTTGHLTLPQKQYPDSPHPVPHRSLFSPQNTLAAPTGHPPTSGVEKVLASTISTTSTIEFKNMLKNASRKPSDDKHFGQAPNKGTSSDGVSLSNLAQLSLTAADQQQQEEHYRIETRVSSSCLDLPDSTEEKGAPIETLGYHNASNRRMSGEPIQTVESIRVPGKGNRGHGREASRVGWFDLSTSGGSFDNGPSSASELASLGGGGSGGLTGFKTAPYKERAPQFQESVGSFRSSSFNSTFEHHLPPSPLDHGTPFQREPVGPSSAPPAPPKDHGGIFSRDAPTHLPSVDLSNPFAKEAALAHAAPPPGEHGGVPFPTPPPPPPPGEHSSSGGSGVPFSAPPPPPPPGDHSGVVPFPAPPLAEHGVAGAVAVFPKDHSSLLQGTLADHFGVLPGPRDHGGPTQRDLNGPGLSRVRESLSLPSHSLEHLGPAHGGGGGGGSNSSSGPPLGPSHRDAINRSGMILRSPRPDFRPREPFLSRDPFHSLKRPRPPFARGPPFFAPKRPFFPPRVSDIPEDGAKIRSGACDSDQLLPPQTEPLET
- the RPRD2 gene encoding regulation of nuclear pre-mRNA domain-containing protein 2 isoform X5, whose amino-acid sequence is MAAGGGGGGSKASSSSASSAGALESSLDRKFQSVTNTMESIQGLSSWCIENKKHHTTIVYHWMKWLRRSAYPHRLNLFYLANDVIQNCKRKNAIIFRESFADVLPEAAALVKDPSVSKSVERIFKIWEDRNVYPEEMIMALREALSTTFKTQKQLKENLNKQPNKQWKKSQTSTNPKAALKSKIVAEFRSQALIEELLLYKRSEDQIELKEKQLSTMRVDVCSTETLKCLKDKTGGKKFSKEFEEASAKLEEFVNGLDKQVKNGPSLTEALENAGIFYEAQYKEVKVVANAYKTFANRVNNLKKKLDQLKSTLPDPEESPVPSPSVDAPSPTGSESPFQGMGGEESQSPNAESEKSATPEPATDNRDVEDMDLSDVEDDGSKIIVEDRKEKPVEKSTVSTAVPTKPTESISKASSCTPAPVTMTATPPVPKPVNTSLLSPSPALALPNLANVDLAKISSILSSLTSVMKNTGVSPASRPSPGTPTSPSNLTSGLKTPAPATATSHNPLANILSKVEITPESILSALSKTQTQSAPALQGLSSLLQSVTGNPVPSSEAAPQSTSASPANTTVSSIKGRNLPSNTQSFIPKSFNYSPNSSTSEVSSTSASKASIGQSPGLPSTTFKLPSNTLGFTGNHNASPAAPPTEVAMCQSSEASKPKLESESTSPSLEMKIHNFLKGNPGFSGLNLNIPILSSLGSTAPAESHPSDFQRGPTSTSVDNIDGTPVRDERSGTPTQDEMMDKPTSSSVDTMSLLSKIISPGSSTPSSTRSPPPGREESFPRELSSSVSTFRPFGLGSDSPYKQPSDGMERPSSLMDSSQEKFYPDTSFQEDEDYRDFEYSGPPPSAMMNLEKKPAKSILKSSKLSDTTEYQPILSSYSHRGQEFGVKSAFPPSVRALLDSSENCDRLSSSPGLFSAFGIRGNEAGSDRSPSPKYPCRSHGPPTHVRRGESPGLYHFHHVDD